A genomic segment from Papaver somniferum cultivar HN1 unplaced genomic scaffold, ASM357369v1 unplaced-scaffold_3, whole genome shotgun sequence encodes:
- the LOC113341579 gene encoding uncharacterized protein LOC113341579, with protein sequence MRSKSHILEHRDYELEDSISDGDISAITDALLCKMIEKNPLPPKSYIGEDAAETPTVKKLIEVHIGDEKHKTTFVGADLPAHERDGLITLLRANADVFAWSFAEMPGIDPNVAFHRLNIDEKFHPVRHKIRNMSQSKRNGVTAEVEKLLEAGFIRSVQYPRWLSNFVTVPKKNGKIRVCIDFTDLNKACPSDPYPQPRIRDLVDATSGYERLSFMDGATYQHLVDHMFKDLIGKSMEVYIDDMVVKSEQKESHFLDFQKTFDILRKYRMKLNPAKCSFGLSSGKFLGYLMTPRGIEANPELIRSIREISSPRTKKEVQKLAGQLASLNRFISRSSDRFKPFFDVLKKAVNFGWTDECEKAFDEIKQYFSTPPVLVSPKTGQPIGVYLAATENAVSAVLFVTDPHEKNVLRLEISDGDGNTPLKRILERADDSIRLAIWSNFLGAYEIKYETRTAEKGHALAALLADFPVDDIETIAGEEEELFKPIESATNQMGARVRCVILTPEGSRIEKATWLGFQASNNEVEYETAIIGLKVVKQLDAKNVKLVTDSMLVVNQFLGTYITKEERMALYLDHIRELANEFDQFSIGQRPRLENRHVNALEYLSSAVETDTSRFVVVDFQELPSISDNHFFLDLKHASGGERATTSAQGDTENVDSNMDVEIPVIDDSSSPTENTSDWRQPYVRYLTTSELPEDEHLPSKVKKNALRYAMIEGQLYRKLVALEPFLRCISAEEGQQIFPEAHEGICAQSRAHDTHPGILLDIHKERC encoded by the exons ATGAGATCTAAATCTCATATTCTAGAGCACCGAGATTATGAGCTAGAAGACAGTATCTCTGATGGCGATATAAGCGCAATTACAGATGCTCTCCTTTGCAAGATGATTGAGAAG AATCCTCTCCCTCCAAAATCATATATCGGAGAGGACGCAGCTGAAACCCCAACAGTTAAGAAACTGATCGAGGTCCATATTGGAGATGAGAAGCACAAAACAACGTTCGTAGGGGCAGATCTTCCTGCACATGAACGTGATGGTTTGATTACATTGCTAAGGGCAAACGCCGACGTTTTCGCATGGAGTTTTGCTGAGATGCCTGGGATAGATCCGAATGTAGCCTTCCACAGGCTAAATATCGATGAGAAGTTCCATCCAGTTCGTCATAAAATCAGGAATATGTCACAAAGCAAAAGAAATGGAGTTACTGCAGAAGTCGAAAAGCTGCTGGAAGCAGGCTTTATTCGATCAGTGCAGTACCCTCGTTGGCTGTCAAATTTCGTAACCGTTCCAAAGAAGAATGGTAAAATTCGTGTCTGTATCGATTTTACTGATTTGAATAAAGCATGTCCGAGTGATCCGTACCCGCAACCACGGATAAGAGATTTGGTGGACGCAACCTCAGGGTATGAgagactgtcattcatggacg gggcaacctaccaacATTTGGTAGACCATATGTTCAAGGATCTGATTGGGAAGTCGATGGAAGTGTATATCGATGATATGGTAGTGAAATCTGAACAAAAGGAGTCGCATTTTCTTGATTTTCAGAAGACGTTCGATATCTTGAGGAAATATCGTATGAAGCTCAATCCAGCAAAGTGTTCATTCGGGCTGTCGTCGGGAAAGTTCCTTGGATACTTGATGACGCCTAGAGGAATCGAGGCGAATCCGGAGCTAATCAGATCCATCAGAGAGATTTCATCCCCAAGAACGAAGAAGGAGGTCCAGAAGCTAGCGGGACAATTAGCATCTTTAAATCGTTTCATTTCACGCTCTTCGGATCGATTTAAACCATTCTTTGATGTGTTGAAAAAAGCAGTGAATTTTGGTTGGACGGATGAGTGCGAAAAAGCTTTCGATGAGATCAAACAGTATTTTTCAACTCCTCCAGTTTTGGTGAGTCCAAAAACTGGACAACCTATCGGAGTTTATTTGGCTGCAACGGAGAACGCGGTAAGTGCAGTGTTGTTTGTTACGGATCCACATGAAAAGAATGTACTTCGTCTGGAAATCTCTGACGGGGACGGAAACACG CCGCTGAAGAGAATCCTGGAACGTGCTGATGATTCCATCCGACTAGCCATATGGTCAAATTTTCTGGGGGCGTATGAGATCAAATACGAAACCAGAACTGCAGAGAAGGGACACGCCCTGGCTGCACTGCTAGCAGATTTTCCTGTGGACGATATAGAAACGATTGCCGGAGAAGAAGAGGAGTTGTTCAAACCCATAGAGTCAGCCACTAATCAGATGGGAGCGA GAGTTAGATGTGTCATCCTTACTCCCGAAGGTTCGAGGATCGAGAAAGCGACCTGGCTGGGTTTTCAAGCATCAAACAATGAAGTTGAATATGAAACTGCAATTATCGGTTTAAAGGTTGTCAAACAGTTAGATGCGAAGAACGTGAAGCTGGTAACTGATTCCATGCTAGTAGTTAACCAGTTTTTGGGGACCTACATAACCAAGGAAGAGAGGATGGCCCTATATTTGGATCATATAAGAGAGCTGGCAAATGAATTCGACCAATTCTCTATTGGGCAGCGACCACGGTTGGAAAACAGGCACGTAAATGCTTTAGAATATCTTTCTTCCGCAGTCGAAACTGATACCTCCCGCTTCGTTGTAGTGGATTTCCAAGAGTTACCTAGCATCTCCGACAACCACTTTTTCCTGGATCTCAAACATGCTAGTGGGGGCGAGAGGGCAACTACATCAGCACAGGGAGATACTGAGAACGTTGACAGCAATATGGATGTTGAAATTCCAGTGATAGATGATTCAAGCAGTCCTACTGAAAACACTTCAGACTGGCGTCAACCTTATGTTCGGTATTTGACAACTAGTGAACTCCCAGAAGATGAGCATCTCCCTTCAAAAGTGAAGAAGAATGCTTTGAGATATGCAATGATCGAGGGACAGCTGTACCGCAAACTTGTAGCTTTGGAGCCATTTTTGCGGTGCATATCAGCCGAAGAAGGGCAACAGATATTTCCGGAGGCTCATGAAGGAATATGTGCGCAGTCTCGCGCACATGATACTCACCCAGGGATACTTTTGGACATACATAAAGAAAGATGCTAA